The proteins below are encoded in one region of Phaseolus vulgaris cultivar G19833 chromosome 1, P. vulgaris v2.0, whole genome shotgun sequence:
- the LOC137814682 gene encoding large ribosomal subunit protein eL21z/eL21y: protein MPAGHGLRSRTRDSFSRPFRKKGTIALTTYLRTYHIGDYVDVKVNGAVHKGMPHKFYHGRTGRVWNVTKRAIGVEVNKQVGNRIIRKRIHVRVEHVMPSRCTEEFRLRKIKNDQLKAEAKAKGEKISTKRQPKGPKPGFMVEGATLETVTPIPYDVVNDLKGGY, encoded by the exons ATGCCGGCCGGTCACGGTTTGAGATCTCGCACCAGAGATTCCTTCTCTCGTCCTTTCAGGAAGAAGGGAACCATCGCCCTCACCACTTACCTCCGAACTTACCACATCGGTGATTATGTTGACGTCAAGGTTAACGGCGCCGTCCACAAGGGGATGCCTCATAAGTTCTACCATGGCCGCACCGGTCGCGTCTGGAACGTCACCAAGCGCGCCATTGGTGTAGAGGTTAACAAACAG GTAGGAAACCGAATTATTAGAAAGAGGATTCATGTGCGTGTTGAGCACGTCATGCCTTCAAGGTGCACCGAGGAGTTCCGCTTGAGGAAGATCAAGAATGATCAACTCAAGGCGGAAGCTAAGGCAAAGGGTGAAAAAATTAGCACCAAGAGACAACCTAAGGGTCCTAAACCAGGTTTCATGGTTGAAGGAGCTACATTGGAGACTGTCACCCCCATTCCTTATGACGTGGTTAATGATCTTAAAGGAGGATATTAG